taatacaaataaataagctattaaaaacattttttgtcaAAGAAATGTTAAAATACATGCAAGTCTactcataaaaataaattattcatgcAAATCTACtcataaaataaatgtataGATATGTAATTACTGGTAGAGTTCTTCTTTACATGGTTATCTCAGTATAAGAAAGAACATATTAAATGAGACTAAATAAACaagaaacattaattaaaatgtaGAGGACATAATAAGAAAACTAGATGCATAGGATAAGTTATGAAAGTTAtaagaaaaacattaaataagATTTTCAACATAAAACGACAAATACCGTCATACGTAAATTTTATAGGACAACTTAAAGTAATGCAGTCAAATGTAAAtttcataacataaataaaattactaacCGTAAATCgtctaataatattttatagtttataatagTACGccttaaaaccaaaaaaagtcTAGATGCTAAACGCAAGTCCCAAACCCAGGACTGCACGGAGgtatacaaacaaacaaatgacCATGGGTTTCGGTAACATTGAGCTATTGGGCCATAGAGATGGGCTAAAGCCTAACATAGTAGACACACACACAATGAACTTATTCACTCGAGTTGACATGTTGAATTTCTTTTAACCAAAGTGGAATACTATTATAAAATGTGTATTTCCTTAGCGTCTAATTTACATCTAATGTATGTAACTGATGCACTTATGTGAACAAAAAACTCCAACTATGACTTTACGAGATATTAATGGCAAGACGTACTAATatttatcaataaataaatattaatgggacttttatccgagatctgGATCTGATCCGAAATCCGATTCGGATCTGATCCGAAATCCGATTCGGATCCGGTCCGAAAATCTAGATATCCAGAGAGGctgaatccggatccggatagtaaaatgttagaTCCGCCAGATctggatatcttgattttttattccggatatccggatccgtaagttctattaataactatttgaaaaatagtaaatgtatatataaaaactaattttatttaataatattttcatttttataatagtatatgtaaattttgtaatattatacataaaaataattaaaaatattatatattttttttaatttttaaattattgttaatattttatatatattaatattattttatttatttattttaaaaatccaaaTCTGGATTCGGATATctgccggatattacaatttttagaaggatattcaacacccggatatccgagaaccccagatccggataaggatagtaaaattgtGGATACGCCTGATAAAATTATCCAgatacccgatccgtcccaggcATACtctcatataaatattttaaacattttaatttaaaagtaaCTTTCACATAAATTTTGTGTACAGAAATCTTAAGTGAGTTAAAGACAGAAATACAAAATCTGCGACGAAAAAGAGAACACAATCCGTAAAATGGATAATCTTTTATCACCACCTATGGACACGAGCATAATGTAAAGAAGACATTTTGGTATTAGTCTACGTGAAGGAGACCTCGAGTGTGTTTCTCATCATCTTATCTTATTTTCAACGGTTTTGTGAAAGGCAAAAAGTAGAATCATGAATAACGCTATCACATATTCTGAAGAGTGTgttaaattctaaaaaaaaaaaacactaatgtATGGAGATTGAGTATCACGATTgggaatgttaaaaaaaataaaaattaaacattaatgTATGGAGGTTGAGTATCACAATTGGAATGGTTAATATCTCTGAAACATTATTGTATGGAGGTTGAATATATATCACTGAttgtcaaaatttaaaatatacgtATACCCTGACGTTCTATagtcttattatataaagtgtGGATATTTCCAAAGGTAATGTTTATGCAATGGCTCAAAACACTTCCACTCATCATCGCAAAACGTAATTTATGCATTATGGGAATTTGAACGAAATAACTGGATTATTTCAAAGCAATCGATTGTGGGATAAAGAACATGTTTAGCAAGACGAGACACAATCTTTGATTCACGGTTTCTATCGATTTGGTTGATACTACACATGCAATTTCAAGTTGTCTTTCTAGGGATCACCCCTTGAGATAGTCGTCTTTTTCTCTACTTCAAGCATATTTTCCTTCGCAATATACCTGAAAACTAGTATTAGAGTATTCAAGTATATCTAAATGTCAGAACGTTTCCTTTTCAATGCTATGCCTAGTTTTTAGAGCAATTGGATTGAAACTTTGTCATACATGATATAGagaaaaattgtttataaattattactcAAAGAAAGGATAAGTTCAAGAATATGAGTTTCATCATAATCTAGGGAGCATAACAATCCAAAAATCCACACATGGCTtcaattttgttctttttttcctCAACTTCGAGATTTCAGTATAAAAACAATTACTCattccgtttcatattaagtgtccttgtagaaaaaaaatttcgttataaaataagtatcgttttcgattttcaatgcaaaatttattaattttatttaacaatttttttattgattgaaatatgattaaatatataaataattatatttttatataagaaatatataaaattaattgtttctttaATCTACGTGCCCAAATCTAAAATgagatttaaaatgaaacagcGAGTATTTAACTATGTATTCTGTTTACATACGACTTTTTGGAAAGGCTATGAAAGAATCACTTGCCTTCCACTTCCTCGTTGCTTTGAACCTTTGCGACGACCATGGCACCTTTTGGCTTGTACTcctaaaattgattttatagttCTCCGtgtttatttttgaaacactttACATAGTTGTCCGTGTTTATTATTCTCCAAGTtgaagtttatatatttattcatGGAATTTTAATATAGAGTAATGTTGTTAAAAAGGTTATAAAAAGGTTTGAGATGTTATAATTTCAATAAAACGAATTGTTGTTATCCAAAAACTTATTTCACCGTAACCtaatggttaaggtttaaatGCTTCTACACTCAGATCTAGGGTTTGAACTCCATACTATGCAATTTGTTGCAGATTACAGAGAGTCCAGGTTTCAAGTTTCGGAGAGAGAGATTTATTAACGAagattacaaaagaaaaagcttacaaagaatcttcaatatggtgcaagtaaatctggtcaTTTCCTTCGTAAGACGGCTCAGATGATGCAGTTGGACGTAGATCTTCATAAGGCATGTAGTATTATCGGTtatcgaatcgtctatgtagtCATTCTCATAAATGTaatgtcataataaatcagcattaaaaaaacacttatttatctaacaatatttgttttagttgctggtttttcaaaattgaagctaaaaaaaattggaaaatttgccaaaagaaaacaaaaaacaacatAGTTGTCTCTATggtataaatctattttttaccattttttctCCCTTTTACCCTTtccatatgttaaaaataatgaaataaatagttttaagaatcaaaaaaattattaaaaatataaacaattaataaaacacccatttcacaaacacatattttttttgggttgaaaaacataataaataattttttcaaattacgTTATACTAAAAGTAGAATTCTTCTTCTACACAAAACGGGTGAGTAGAAAATGAATTCTAGAATGAACATATCcatctactttttttagaacgTACAACCTACtttttactataattctaaatatgGGGAATACGAATTCTACTATTTGTAATGATCGCTACTTTTACTTAGAAagatgtttctacttttatggAGTATTCTAAGTTATCAGGAATGCAAAATCTAAACCATACACGAACGTCTACAGAGTGTAGAAATTACATTCTGGAATTTTGTTATGTTCTACACAGTATAGAAGGTGCCTTCTACGgataaaaaaactgttttttcaaaaattatggaAGTTgcagttttaaaatattctaaaaatattataacttcCTAAACGTGTTTTCATTGATTTGCTTcgtgaaaaatataaaaaaaaaacgattttgaaTGTTCTTCTTCACCAATCTATGATTTCCCCATGATTTCTCTATAGTTTGTCTTGTGATTTTCACAAACTCTTGTtctatgatgcatatctatacaACATGTGGTGTTTGGGAGTTTGGTCCAACCACGGGATTGGTTTTTTCGGCTGATGAGAAAGGGGCTAGGCTACTGCTATTGGAATCAAGTTCTACCTTAGAGGTTTTTAAAAGAATGGGTTTGGAGGattttgatatggaagaagatagcTTACCCGATTTGGAGTTGAGTTATCTACCTACTGAGTTGATCAATACATCAACATGTCCacctgtgatcattgcaaaaGATCGACAACTTCAGaattttgttggttttgttCAAAAGTGTGTTTCTAAAAATGAGAATAAAACACTAGAAGTTGTACATTAGATTAAGCAGTCTTGTTCATTACATTAGAACTAGAAACCAAGCTCTCTCACAGAATCTCCTCTAGAGTCGAAGAGAGACACTCTGGGGATTGATACTTTGACATCCTCTCAATCAATTTCGATCCTCTCAATCAATTCCGGATCATTAGCTGCTTCCAAAAGATCCCATAAAACTCTGTGGCGAGCTCCGATAATGTTACCATCATGCAACAACGACAACTCCAATAATGTTACCATCATGCAACAACGACAACAATAATGTGGAGCTTCTTCAGATGCTTTCTTGCTAGGATAGCTTCCTTCACCAGTCAAACTGATGGCGTCCCTGAGCTGCGAAACCTCAATCTCCATCTTCCCCATCCTCTCTGTAAACATCCTCTCCATATTCGCCATTTTGGAACTGAGCATATCCCCCAAGGAAGTGACGGATGTCTGGATGAGGCCCTCAATGAAGCTCTTAGTTTCAGGACCAAAAGTCAGTTTTTTTTCTGCAGATCGTTTACACAGcaactttttctttcttgtctCTGCTCCTTCATCAAGAATCTTTCTCTTGCCTTTTCTTGCAACCGTAACTGAAGAGGTCTCCTCGTCTGCTAAAACATCAGTATCATCTACAGCCTTATCAGCTTCTGACCCTCCATCCTGGCTGTCGGCTTCCTCCATTTCAGTCTCTTCAGGCTCTAAAACTGGCCGTTCTGTGTTGCTCCAATCAAACTTCTCTTTGATCCTATCTAGAAGAAGGTCCAATCGTTCATCTTCCATCTCACCCTTCCTCGTATAGTCAACATGCAGGAACATATCACCATTACCAGACACTGAAATAACCGAGAACAAGACACCCTGTAAGAAAGTTAAAACATTAAAAGCCATACAAATTATATACAACAAccatatataagaaaacaatgTGAGATAGTTACCTTTTTAGTTAAGGAGTCCTCAAGCTCAATGATGTCTTCATAAGACACTTTTGCAACTCCTTTCCAATTGCCACACCTTGGACCGACGAAGCTGCTAGAGACTTGACTCCCACATATTTCTCCAAAATCAGGAGTTGCTTCCATAATCCAAATCTGGAGAGCATATGAGAAACCCTCGAAAATGTAACTTGGCTTCTTACCCAACTTCTTCCTAGCCTTCTCAACGGAACTCAGCAGGAAGTCATAGGAGTGAAGACCCCAATGGAACTTCCGGAGATTGTCAAGGTCCATCACCAATTTGATGTACATATCAGGGATGTTcaccttctcatctctccccaTCACCACACTCATTATCACACACAGGTATATCAACCTCATCCTATCAATCCGAGTCCACTTGTGAACTTCTTTTAGATGCACCTTTCTGATCGACTTCAACGTGATCTTATCACCTGTCCTTAGTAGGTTACTCCAAAACCCCCCGTCATTTTTCCATGTTACAACGTCACTGCTGCTTTCCCGAGAAACTTTGAGGCCTGTCACAGCATGGTACTCCTGAAGGGAAAACCGGAGAGGCGTCCTCGCAAAGACAAACCACTTCTCATGCATCTTCGAGGTAATCAGCTGCTTACACAAGAAACTATCCACCAATTTCCCTGAAAACTTGAGCTTGTTTTCCGCAATAGCCATGATGTGTTTAAAAACCAGATCTTTCTTCACATCATTGTACTATGCAGACATAGCTTTCTTCAGATCCCTGATAAGTTCCATGCGGCAGCAATTGTTGATCTTCTTGACATGAGGTTCCAAACCCTCTGCATACAGTCGCTTAGGTAGCTCTAACTCCATATctacaaaagacaaaaaaatgattttagtgAAACGAAGTATGAAATGAACCAAAACCATAAGTCAGAAACATAATCAGTTCATATAATTAGTTAAGCAAACTAAGACAATTCAGAAACGAAATCAGTTTCACATAATCAGGTAAGCACGTCTCTTTCAGTTTTACATAACATATTGATTCAAGTCAAAGAAACAAACTTTACAGTGAAacaaagacaaacaaaaaacaaataaccAAATTCGCAAGTCAGAAACACAAAGACTATCATCATGTTCATTaacaaaatcaatttaaaaaccCATGTCAAACGAAATTAATtcacaaaaatcaaacatattCAAATTAAGGCATAAGATATTTTTTGAAGGCAAAGAACCTAACTTCACAGTGAAACAGAGACAATCACTagagaaaaatcaaacaaattataaaatcaaaaacacAAAGACTATCATTCTGTACAGAGACGAAATCAATTAACCAGCCCATGATAAACGAAATCAATTCACAAAATAAATCAGTTAATCAAAGTAACACAATTCATATTCGAAATCAGTTCATATAATCAGttaacaacactaaaaatcctaacaaacaaacataaaaaaaaagtaacccGAATGAAGAACTCAAACACGAAGATAAATGCAACAAAGAACCGTATAAAGTAATGTCGGAGAAAGAGAGAGGCAGAGAGATTGAAGAATAACTCGATTTCACCAACCACCAAGAGAAGCTCCGAAATCACCTTTGTGTTTGTAAGAGATCCAGAGAAGTATTAGAACAAGAAGGAGAAAGGAACAAACTTTATAACTGAAATTGGATGGAGAATTTTGGTGTTTACCTTCGGTATGTAGGAGAAGACAAAGGGGTTCCACCGGTAGGAGAAGAGAAAGGGGTTCCACCGGTGATTACACTCTCCGTTGATTTCACCGGAGAAAAGACCACGTAGAAGATACAATCGCCTTCTTGTTCGCCGTGAAAGAAAGAGGCGGAGAGATCGATCTAGGGTTAGGGGGAGTTGGGGAAATTTCGACTTTTAGATCCTTTTTTCATTTATTCCCGGTTTAAAGTTAAACCAAccgattttctttatttttttttaaatacaattaatcATGTTTAATGGAATTAATCAAAAGTTACTTTTGGCATTATGGAAAACATTATACTATAGAGACAACTTTAGGTTAGATTTATACCATAGGGACAactatgttgtttttttgttcttttttggcaattttcccaaaaatatTTCCGTTCAACTATATTTCATGAAAGATAAATGGGTTGTCGATAGTATTAATTGAACACCAAATGTCTAAAACATTTGATTGTTCCAAGTTGACTAATGGTTTAGGAagaactttttatttatatttgtatttttggcaaaaatacaaatctaataatattttaaaatacaatgaaAAGATTGTATTATCATGGCATCATTTTTTGATGCGGTTTAGGCGCCATCTGAGACCGGACCGACACTGTGTTTAACATTACTGTTACTGAACTTCTGACctgataaaattaattaaaacaatttGTAGCAAAAAATGTTCTATGAAACAGTTGAAACTAAGGTGAAAAACTTTACTTATACAtaaatttacagaaaaaaacACATAGACACAcacacaatatattttttttttcacacacACAATATTCCAGGTTTTTCATTTGTCAATTTGCCACTAAATGTCATTATATCAATCGATCACGTAATATATACGATCAtgcaaattttcaaaaaaaacacacacacacacaatatTCCAGGTTTTTCATTTGTCAATTTGCCACTATATGTCATTATATCAATCGATCACGTACTATATACGATCAtgctttttcaaaaatatatatatatatatatatacacgatcATGCAAATGTTGTTAGTTTAACTGTTTAGAGGAGATCTTGTCTAATCCAGATCCGAGAGTCCATGCGTTATGCTTAACTAAGAAGGAtattcatttatcatttttatgtaATCCAATAAGAAGtataaaaccaattttttttgataaaatcatATACTATATGAAAGAGGTCATAAAACATCTTGGCCGATGCTTCAAACTGCTATAAAAGCCACTCgaattcttcattttctcctcaTTCCAATTCACACACAACATAGACTCTTTTGTCTCTAACCAAAAGAGGAATTTAACAATGGCTTCAAGAACGAAAAGCTTTTTAGCCATTTTCTTGATTCTGAACATCCTTTTCTGCACAACAATCTCTGCCTACGGTAACTGCGGTTGCCCTTCTCCCAAGCCAAAACCTGACCCCTCCCATAAGCCaaaacctaaccctaaacccaaaccaaccCCAACTCCAACCCCTAGCCCTGTCACAGCCAAATGCCCTAGAGACGCTCTTAAACTAGGAGTCTGCGCCAACGTGCTCAGCGGTCTACTCAACATCACCCTTGGGAAGCCACCTGTGAAGCCATGTTGCACCCTCATCAAAGGACTTGCTGATCTTGAAGCCGCGGCTTGTCTTTGCACCGCGCTTAAGGCTAACATCCTTGGGATCAACCTGAACATCCCTATCTCACTCAGTCTGCTTCTCAATGTTTGTAGCAAAAAGGTTCCCCCTGGTTTCCAATGCTAATCAAGATTATAATTATACAACCACCACTTGATGTCAACATACATATCTTCTTGTTTGGATAGACAAgataatatatgtaatatagATTCTGTAGTATTTTCTGTGTGTTTATGTATGAATGTATGTGTGTATGTGATTTCTACAACTCTAAACTTcacatttgtttttattttgttctcttaattatatatacagtCACAGGGGTGTTGTTGTACTGGTTgttgtttaaattaataaataatatgtttaaTACTCTTTATGATCTCATAATCGTTATATAACATGTATAAAATCTTATCAGACCACGTTGATCAAGCGAAATATACACAGAAACAATCGTTTAAAATGACAGAGATGGATTTGATTACCAGAGATCAAAGGTAATTTATTAGTTGATAAGGGCAACTCGTGTATATATGGATGCGGTCGCTGATAATTGACACCTGGTGACATTCGTGTTTTAACCAAAATTCTTCGTATGTAAGAGAGTAAGACGAAATTTGTGTCAACCTCTTATCATTTTAGTGATACTGAGTACTGACAAATGGATAGGGGTTCGAATAAATCAAATGAAAAGaggtatatgtatatatggaaTAATCAAGGATGAACTTACCAAAGAGACGGTCAACTTTATAGAACAAAAAGAAGAGGTACTAACGCGTTTTTTGAAAGGGAGGTATAGGTGTTTCCACCATAGAATTAgtttccaaaaaattgaaaaaaatagacACATAAAACTTAGATTTGTCCCCATAAAAATTCCGTTAATACCATAATAtcctttaattaattaattagtctaaattataaataataattttcataattgatGTGAGGTTTTGGACTTCACCACATCCATATGGGCCAGCCACAGCACTACTCGTAATGGACCAAGGCAACTCGCAGGTCCACTCCAGCTCACGTACCTCATCacacacaatatataacatatgATTAGTGCTGTGATTAGGTTAAGCGAGCATAAGGAAACATACAGTTTACGGCAACAAGAATCAGATCAGTCAGTTCAATAAGCAAGAAGAAGGAGTCAACAATACAAGATAAGACTTAAGTCTATCTTATCTAAGGGCTTTGTTGTATCTTCTAGCTTGGAGTATTTGGTTCTTTGTAAACAAACTATCTAGCACACTGATTTGGTGTTATTAGAGTCTCTTTGATCTAGTGGAGTTTGGGAGTAGGAGTTCTCCCACGAGACGTACCGTGCGTGCTACATGCTGGGAACTCGTTAAATTGATTGTGTCTTTACTTTCAGTTTAAACCTAGATCTAAGACTAACTTGAAACCTAAGTAACCTAACTAAATTCTTCTACAAGTGGTATTAGAGCATCCATGTTACATCAAGGTTGGTTAggatagagaaagagagatataACCAGTACTTGTTCGATGGTGACGTCGAAGGAACGCGTGGACATAGACCGTTTCGAAGGTGATGGTGATTTCGCTCTATGGAAGGTGAGGATGCTTGCTCACTTTGGAGTACTCGGATTGAAAGCGATTCTCACTGATGAGAAGCTTTTAAAGGATGATTCAGACCCAAAGGATGAACCCGAGTCTGCCATAAAGGACACGGGAAAGGGGATAGCTGGACTTGTTGCAACCACACCTGCAATTGACCctgcaaattttgaaaaatcagagaaagccaAGGACCTGATTGTGCTGAATGTTGGGAACAAAGTCTTAAGGAAAATTCAACACAGTGAGACTGCAGCTGCAATGTGGAGTACACTAAACAATTTGTACACAGAAACTTCCTTACCCAACCGGATTTATCTACAGCTCAGGTTCTACACTTTCAAGATGGCTGATTCAAAATCTATTGATGAGAATGTGGATGACTTCCTAAAGCTAGTGGCAGATTTAAACAATCTGCAAGTTGAAGTATCAGAGGAAGTTCAAGCTATCCTACTGCTAAGCTCTCTGCCTAACAAGTATGATCAACTCAAGGAGACTCTCAAGTATGGGAGAGACACACTGAGTCTAGCTGAGGTTACTGGGGCCGCTTGgtccaaagagagagagagagctgatCAAGAGTGGTAAGTTTACCAGGTCAGGTGGAGAAGGTCTAATGGTGACTGATAGAGGAAGATCAGACCAGAGATCTGGAAAGGGCAATGGAAAATCCTATAAAGGAAGATCCAAAAGCCGGAATGGAAGATCTAAGTCACGTCCTAGGAAAAACAAGAGAAACAAAGGATGTTTCATATGTGGTAAAGAGGGCCATTGGAAGCGAGAGTGCCCTGAGAAGAGATCTTTCAAACCACAGGAGTCAGCCAATATAGCAGCAGAGTCTACAGAGCCTCTAATCCTAACCGTCAGCACCAAGGATACTGAAGATGAGTGGGTGATGGATTCAGGCTGTTCGTTTCATATCACACCTGACAAAAGCTTCCTATTTGACTTGGAAGAATTCAAGGGAGGCAAAGTGTTAATGGCGAATAACACTCACAGCAACGTTCAAGGAAttggaaaaattaaaattcttaaTCCAGATGGTTTTCTGGTTATCTTAACAGGAGTCATATACACGCCAGATATGAGCAGAAATTTGATTTCGTATGGAATGTTGGAAACATCAGGTTGTCGATATGAAGGCAACGACCTCATGGTCAATTTCTACAAGGACGATAAGAGGATTCTCTCAGGAAGATATCATCTCGGACTATATTATCTTCAAAGAACAGCTTTAAGAGGAGAGGCTATTCTATCAAGACCTGAAAGGAATATGACTAATGTTTGGCACTCACGCCTCGGTCATATGAGTCTCAAGAATATGTCTGAACTTGTCAAGAATGGATTTATCACTGACAAAGATGTTAAGGAGTTGGATTTCTGTGAGCAATGTATAATTGGGAAGTCGCATAAGCTGAGCTTTCCTAAAGCTAAGCACGTGACTAAAGGGATTCTAGAGTGTGTTCACTCTGACCTTTGGGGCTCTCCGTCTACACCAGACAGTCTTGCTGGaaataagtactttgtgactctTATTGATGATTTCTCAACGAAAGTCTGGATTTATTTTTTGATGACTAAAGATGAGGTATTTTCTAAGTTCAGAGAATGGAAGGCTGAAGTTGAAACTAAGACAGAGAAGAAGATCAAATGTTTAAGAATTGATAATGGCTTGGAGTTCTGCAATAAAAGTATGATGAGTATTGCAAGAAATCTGGGATTAATAGGCACAGAACCTACACTTATACTCTGCAGCAGATGGGGTTTCAGAGAGGATGAACAGAACTATTATGGATAAGGTGAGATGTATGTTAGCCGAATCTAGCTTGGACCAAAGCTTCTGGGCAGAAGCTGCAGCTACTGCAATATATTTGATTAACAGGTCACCCAActctattttgaattttaagcTGTCTGAGGAAGTTTGGTGAGGTTTCAAACTTGATTTGGGACACCTTAGGACGTTTGGATGTTCCACATATGTTCATGTGATAGAGGAGGAAACTGGACCCAGAGCCATCAAGGGAGTGTTTGTAGGATATCCTATGGGCTCTAAAGGATATCGAGTATGGATAGAAGACGAAGGGAGGCGTAGAACAAGTAGAAACATTGTCTTCAATGAGGATGAACTATATAAGCATACGCTTGCCAAAGAAAAGGAGAGCACAAAAGTAACtaaggagaaagagaagcatCGTGAAACACGAACTAAGAAGAGAGTATCATTCAGTGATAAATTGATCAGGGGACCTTCTCGTTCTTCCGAATCCAAAGATTCACCTGATCAAGGTGGAGAAGATTCATCATCTGACAACTCTACCAGCTCTAGTAACAAGGAACGCGGTGAGGAAGTTGAGAGTGAGACTGGAGACACTAAATCACTAGACACTTATGTCTTGGCACGAGATAGAGAGAGGAGACAGAATGCG
This genomic stretch from Brassica napus cultivar Da-Ae chromosome C9, Da-Ae, whole genome shotgun sequence harbors:
- the LOC106349053 gene encoding lipid transfer protein EARLI 1, with protein sequence MASRTKSFLAIFLILNILFCTTISAYGNCGCPSPKPKPDPSHKPKPNPKPKPTPTPTPSPVTAKCPRDALKLGVCANVLSGLLNITLGKPPVKPCCTLIKGLADLEAAACLCTALKANILGINLNIPISLSLLLNVCSKKVPPGFQC